A stretch of Ipomoea triloba cultivar NCNSP0323 chromosome 11, ASM357664v1 DNA encodes these proteins:
- the LOC115997397 gene encoding ankyrin repeat-containing protein BDA1-like, which yields MSSPFQSHWDVLTTAAKENEVTALYKSIQDDPEILNKINDIPFVDTPLHVAAANGNTLFAVETMAIMPSFCKKLNGEALSPLHVALQNGRLETARHMVKLDSGLVRVGGRGKMTPMHYLVSVTKNGDAEKLEVLIDFLTACPEAVKDVTVECKTPMHVAIDSRSFEAFGVMFGWLWRTGKINLLYMEDINGNSALRLAAEAEQTIKYTQQSGVECPKIIRKAFKRIRENTKEIIASAKAKEGLNRLKFFLSPETPMQKLVRYSAHVHKGMSMEIRNVVLVVAVLVATAVYQATLTPPNAVLHTKDPTSSNIMLTPSPITKNVHYKHHFTLFVTMNTLAFNLALGVMLFVLPFVLYSVFLHLALYFMSVSFLIMLHVTGGEEHKTSASVLMYISLGLFGVTYCARLFIASLKTVLWTPWWIGKPYRVMCKLIGCMGKGMQNSFQELQLQMKTVGWSGDPHGSYYRQ from the exons ATGTCCTCCCCCTTCCAATCCCATTGGGACGTGTTGACAACGGCGGCTAAAGAAAATGAGGTCACTGCCCTATACAAATCAATCCAAGACGACCCagagatcctaaacaaaatcaatGATATCCCATTCGTGGATACCCCGTTGCACGTGGCAGCAGCAAATGGCAACACCCTTTTCGCCGTCGAAACCATGGCCATAATGCCCTCTTTTTGCAAGAAGCTCAACGGCGAAGCCCTAAGCCCGTTACACGTGGCCCTGCAAAACGGGCGCCTCGAAACCGCGCGCCATATGGTAAAATTGGACAGCGGGCTGGTTCGAGTGGGCGGGAGGGGAAAGATGACGCCGATGCACTACTTGGTCTCCGTTACTAAGAATGGTGACGCCGAGAAACTGGAGGTGTTGATTGATTTTCTGACGGCGTGCCCCGAAGCTGTTAAGGATGTGACGGTTGAGTGCAAAACCCCAATGCATGTGGCGATTGATTCGAGGAGTTTTGAGGCTTTTGGAGTGATGTTTGGTTGGCTTTGGAGGACTGGTAAGATCAATCTTTTATACATGGAAGATATCAACGGCAACTCTGCTCTTCGTTTGGCTGCAGAAGCAGAACAGACCATTAAATATACTCAGCAG TCAGGTGTGGAGTGTCCAAAAATAATCCGAAAAGCATTCAAAAGAATCCGTGAGAACACCAAAGAAATAATAGCCAGCGCAAAGGCAAAGGAGGGATTAAACCGCCTCAAATTCTTCCTGTCACCGGAGACACCCATGCAAAAGCTCGTCCGTTACTCCGCACACGTCCACAAAGGCATGTCAATGGAAATCCGGAACGTGGTGCTAGTGGTGGCGGTGCTGGTAGCCACCGCCGTCTACCAAGCAACTCTCACGCCCCCCAACGCCGTCTTACACACCAAAGACCCCACTTCTTCCAACATTATGCTCACCCCATCTCCAATCACCAAAAATGTCCACTACAAGCACCATTTCACTCTGTTTGTAACTATGAACACATTGGCCTTCAATCTCGCCTTAGGGGTGATGCTATTCGTGCTCCCCTTTGTTCTCTACAGCGTTTTCCTACACTTGGCGCTGTATTTCATGTCCGTCAGCTTCCTCATCATGTTGCACGTGACCGGCGGGGAGGAGCACAAGACCTCGGCCTCCGTGTTAATGTATATTTCTTTGGGGCTGTTTGGCGTTACCTATTGTGCGCGCTTGTTTATTGCGTCCTTAAAGACGGTGTTATGGACTCCGTGGTGGATAGGGAAGCCGTATCGTGTGATGTGCAAGCTTATTGGGTGTATGGGGAAGGGTATGCAGAATAGTTTTCAGGAGCTTCAGCTGCAGATGAAGACCGTGGGCTGGTCAGGCGATCCCCATGGCTCCTATTATCGCCAGTAG
- the LOC115995903 gene encoding ankyrin repeat-containing protein BDA1-like codes for MAAKENDVTALYKSIQDDPEILNKINDIPFVDTPLHVAAANGNTLFAVETMAIMPSFCKKLNGEGLSPLHVALQNGRLETARHMVKLESGLVRVGGRGKMTPMHYLVSVTKNGDAEKLELLIDFLIECPEAVKDVTVDCKTPMHVAIESGSFDAFGVMFGWLWKTGNINLLNKEDVNGNTALRLAAQHSINFPDDESAESGDERPEIIRNNAFKRIRKSSKEILGSAEAKERLNRITFFMSPETPMQKLIRYSAHVHKGLSMEVRNTVLVVAVLVATAVYQATLTPPNSVLQTTDGDDPISSNKITLMMMTHLHKHHFKVFVIMNTLAFNLAIGVMLFVLPFGLSSVFLHLALYFMSVSFLTMMHVTGGAEQKAMATVLMYFSLALFGITYCARFFIASLKTVLWTPWWIGKPYRVMCKLIGCMGKGMQNSFQELQLQIQTVGWSGDPHGSYYRQ; via the exons ATGGCGGCTAAAGAAAATGACGTCACTGCCCTATACAAATCAATCCAAGACGACCCagagatcctaaacaaaatcaatGATATCCCATTTGTGGATACCCCACTGCACGTGGCCGCAGCAAATGGAAACACCCTTTTCGCCGTTGAAACCATGGCCATAATGCCATCTTTTTGCAAGAAGCTCAACGGCGAAGGCCTAAGCCCGTTACACGTGGCCCTGCAAAACGGGCGCCTCGAAACCGCGCGCCATATGGTAAAACTGGAGAGCGGGCTGGTTCGGGTGGGCGGGAGGGGAAAGATGACGCCCATGCACTACTTGGTCTCCGTTACTAAGAATGGTGACGCCGAGAAACTGGAGCTGTTGATTGATTTTCTCATAGAGTGCCCCGAAGCTGTTAAGGATGTCACGGTTGATTGCAAAACCCCAATGCATGTGGCGATTGAGTCAGGGAGTTTTGACGCTTTCGGAGTGATGTTTGGTTGGCTTTGGAAGACTGGTAATATCAATCTTTTAAACAAGGAAGATGTCAACGGCAACACTGCACTTCGTCTGGCTGCACAACACTCCATTAACTTTCCTGATGATGAG TCTGCAGAGTCAGGCGATGAGAGGCCAGAAATAATCCGAAATAATGCATTCAAAAGAATCCGTAAGAGCAGTAAAGAAATACTAGGCAGTGCAGAGGCAAAGGAGCGATTAAACCGCATCACATTCTTCATGTCACCGGAGACACCCATGCAAAAGCTCATCCGTTACTCCGCACACGTCCACAAAGGCTTGTCAATGGAAGTTCGGAACACGGTGCTAGTGGTGGCGGTGCTGGTAGCCACCGCCGTGTACCAAGCAACTCTCACGCCCCCCAACTCCGTCTTACAAACCACCGATGGTGACGATCCCATTTCTTCCAACAAGATTACGCTGATGATGATGACCCACCTGCACAAGCATCATTTCAAAGTGTTTGTAATTATGAACACATTGGCCTTCAACCTCGCAATAGGGGTGATGCTATTCGTGCTCCCCTTCGGTCTCTCCAGCGTTTTCCTACACTTGGCTCTGTATTTCATGTCCGTCAGCTTCCTCACCATGATGCACGTGACCGGCGGAGCGGAGCAGAAGGCCATGGCCACGGTGCTAATGTATTTTTCTTTGGCGCTGTTTGGCATTACCTATTGTGCGCGCTTCTTTATTGCGTCCTTAAAGACGGTGTTATGGACTCCGTGGTGGATAGGGAAGCCGTATCGTGTGATGTGCAAGCTTATTGGGTGTATGGGGAAGGGCATGCAAAATAGTTTTCAGGAGCTTCAGCTGCAGATACAGACCGTGGGCTGGTCAGGCGATCCCCATGGCTCATATTATCGCCAGTAG